From the genome of Cololabis saira isolate AMF1-May2022 chromosome 4, fColSai1.1, whole genome shotgun sequence:
aagaaaagaaaagaaagaggaaaagaaagaaactgaATTGTGCAGCTGAGATGCTTGTGAGTGAACACGAGGATGAGAGTTTGGGGAGAGGTTCTGACTCTATCCATCACTGCAGGTGCTGAGCCCAACATACAAGCAGCGAAATGAGGACTTCAGGAAACTCTTCAAGCAGCTCCCGGACACAGAGAGGCTCATTGTGGGTGAGTGGAtggcgtacacacacacaccgaggcCATCTGAGGACTGGCAGGGTGCGCCCAGCTTGTTAGTGTCTAGAGAATGATTAATCCTCGCTAAACAGGGAAGTAGTAGACAAATATTGGACATTCAAAGTTTGTATAAGCTGATCATGTTGTAGATTCTTATCTGTTAATTATGGATTTGAGTTTAGTACGGATGCCTCTAAAGAGGAAACTCTGAATGTGACCTTTGTTTGCAATCCAACACTTTACACATGTACACAAAAGCAAAATGCCAAAAATGTGTCTGCTTTTTTACTGTACACCGTCCGAAAGTATAAATATAACCAAAAATGTTTATCTTTAGTTTAAGAGGACTTTATTGACAAGAAGGACAGTCAGGATCCGTTTCTGAAGAGCTGATACAAGTCAGGATTAATTCAAATATAGTAGCTGCGTCTTTCTGTCGTCGCATTGCTGCCGTCTCCAGTGCAGTCGAACAGGTTCCCCGAgggatttgcttttttttctttagctaTCTGGTTTGAACCCTTGGGGTTCTCCTCAGAGGTCCGGACTTGACTAATCACATCATCCTGGTTGTTTCAGGGCAGTCCAGAGACGTACTTGAGGTCATCGTCTGGCCGTGTGACGCCATTGGGTTCTGTCATGCAGGTTCTTGCTATGAGACTGCAAGAGTGATATTGAAGTAGCGTCAAGATTTCCAAGTATTTCCTGCAGCGAAACGTTGCATGTAGGCATGAAAGTTTGACCCACAGGTCTTGAACCTGATGTTTTTCTATCCTGAAGGATCTGTTTTGAGTCATCGTTATTTCAGTGCAGATATCCTTCGGTCCTCCTCAGTCTGTACTTGTTGTTGTATGCACCAGCATGTAACAGTGTTTTTTATCCAAAAACGCCTTTTCTgaacaggtttttcttttcttttttttgatgaATGCTCTGTAGGTTTatcccttttttctcaaaactatACCCATTGTCTTGTTTTGGGAAATTTCCATTTATTCCTATTCCTTCCTCATCTTTTGAAACTGTGTTTTATTGAAGTCAGACTTCTTAGATGCATTTTCTTTGGCGGGACATGAGCATAATAGGGTTTGTTGACTTTTCCCCCTTTCAACGCTGTTAAACCATTAACTGATGTcgatataaataaatgttggaCATCAGATAATGTGTCTTTAATCTGCTGATATGCAAGTTTGAAACACAGCGCGAGAGAAAATTTGACCTTTCTCAAAGACCTTCACATTAATTTCAGCAACCATTCAGGCTCGTCTGCAGCGAACGGGACACCTCACAGCGTGAGCCAAGGTGTGACGCGCTAAACACCTGAGATCAGATGTAACATAATTAGATCAGTTCTTCGTCGGTGCAAGTGGCCAGCAGTTCATGGATGACTTCCATGTCTTTTTTCACAATCCTCTTCCCTGAAGGAGCGCTCTGATGGATTGTGATGCTTTTATGCGTCCATGATGCGTCACGTGACAACCATGTCATTGTTTACAGAAGGACACCGTCAACATTGAAACACATTAGAACATCGGTTTTGTTTCAAAGTTCATAACACTTAAAAGGATTTGAGTGTCTCCCGCCTGGAGGGCTCCAGGATGTGAACAGTATCCACTCTTAACGTTTTAGATATCGGGGCGCCTGCCGTCCATCTGAAAAAGGGCGTAACATCTAACCTTTTTGAAGAGTTGCAATTTTACTTTTGGGATTGGTGTTTTAGCATTCCCTGATGGTAGTTTATGTTAATTAAGCTCTTTTACTCAAAGTTGTGGGACTTTGTCGTAAAGCTTGAATATTTTCAAGTCTGATCTCTGTTTTTAAGGGTGCTGCACCAGACGTGGATTTAACTACCCGTGATAATGTTTTACTGTTCACGCATGGTAATGGTGTAGTTTAGCCATGTTGTCATGTAATGTGTACCTCACCATCCTACCGGGTGTGTAGTGATTATTTAGCCTTTTATGTGTTGCAGACTACTCCTGTGCTCTCCAACGGGACATCCTCCTGCAGGGACGACTCTACCTCTCTGAAAACTGGATCTGTTTCTATAGCAACATCTTCCGCTGGGAAACTCTTGTAAGGCTTTTAACTGCCCACGCTTTATTTGCTTTGCTGGGAATGGGTGTAAGAGTGTACGTTCGTTTTTTAATCTGCGTTGCTGTGCATTTGCTCGTAGCTGACAGTGAGACTAAAGGACATCTGCTCAATGACGAAAGAGAAGACAGCTCGCCTCATTCCCAATgccatccaggtctgcacagacAACGAGAAGGTAAGGGATGCAATATTTTACTTAACCTGTGAATGTATTTATGTAGGCCCAAATGACATTTTGGAAGGCCTCGTGGTAAAGGGTCTGACTGCTAAAAGGAAAAAATTAGGGATTTAATCTTTGTCACCAGCAGAGGGGGCATGTTCCTTTCAGAAATTCAGAAAGTTCCTATCAATGTATGTTACACTGAATTATGATAATCTTATTTTAGAAGGGATTCGGCCGTTCTCATAGATATGTTCCTTTGATTTACTTTGttaaccttgttgtttttaaaatgtgctatacaaataaagtggattggattggattggattgatttcttgtaatatttatttatttttcctcccagCACTTCTTCACCTCATTTGGGGCCAGGGACAGGACCTACATGATGATGTTCAGACTGTGGCAGAATGCGCTGCTCGACAAGGTAAGAAAACTACTGATCATTGTTCATCtttatctgaaactgaaaactcATGGACGCTCACATCAGATAGATCATATATATCAGATGAATGCATCCCCGAGACATATTCCTGATTCATCGTTTGCATCGTTTTCATCTTCTGCAGCCCCTGTGCCCTAAAGAACTGTGGCATTTTGTCCACCAGTGCTATGGCAACGAGCTTGGCCTCACCAGTGACGACGAGGACTACGTTCCCCCTGATGATGACTTCAACACCATGGGGTGAGTTTTCTTgtaccatttaaaaaaataaataaaaatagcccgaaacagaaaataataagtGATCCCATAACAACATACAGTCATATGGTCAGTCACTTACTAGCATCAGCACTCACTCCAGCTCTCCAGGGTAAACTTTTTCAATCCACAGTTGTACACATTCAGTAATTccatcgttttttttcaaagttcTTGCTTTTCCAGATGGGTTGGAAACTGCTGAGCAGCTGGAAATGTGTCCAAAGATACAAAAGAGTAAATACAGCCTGAAGGCTTAGCACTACATCTTCTATAGCTGTCTAAAGCGGTTGAAATCATAAAGAGCTTCGGTTTGAATCTGTTCGATTTGTGGTACATTCACTGTCTCTGATGAGGGGTGGCCGTTTACATACTTGGATGCAAAATGAAGTAAAGATAATTTCTTATGTTTCTCACACACATAGAATTAGTCTTGAGTAGATAGTACCGTTGTTTTCTAATGAGCAGTATCAGTGGGTGGTGGATGCCTCCGCCTTCATCCGGATAAACTTAAAACCAGTCAGAGCAACAAAGACAAACGAAAGCCGTAATGGTGTCCCTCCGTACGGTCTTATCATATCAGACCCAACCCATTTTAAATAAACAGCTGATGCGTAGGTGGATGGAAGGGGAACAGGGCCGGAGGCTTTCTGCCAGAACAAATGAAACATTAGCTCAGACATTCATGTGAATCATCAGCTGATAGATGCTAATGTAATCAAAGAAAGACACTCTTCAGGGTGAGTCTGCAGGTCTTTCATCTGCGTTTGACCATATGTCAAACACACAGCTCTTTATGACCCAAATAAGTCAAATCacgctggggaaaaaaaaaatcccaagcACTTCTTGACATATTGAAAATAATCAGGAGGAGAGACGGCACGCAATGGAAATGAAATAATCccccactttttttcttttttttgttcccaGGTTCAGTGAAGAGATTCCCAATGAAGAGAATGAGATCAACGTTGACAACCTGACAAAAAACAGTGCCGAAGCCAAGCCTGAGCCCAGCCCTCCGCTACACAAGAAGACCATCCCGAACAGCACCCTCCCCGGCCCTGGCCACCACGACACACCCATTACAGTAAGTTCAACCCACCTGCCAATCCCGGCTGCGCTACGCAAGTACCAAATCAAGTTAAGCATCTCTCCAGGTCAGAATACGTTCAGGAAATGCACTTGACACCATTTACATGGAATGCTTGTCCTGCGTCTCGTTGCTTTCCCCTAGTTTGAACTCCCAGCAGAGGAATTTGCAGACTGCCTACCAGATGGAGAGCTGCTGGCCGTGTCTCTAGCGGTGGAGGACAAGAACGAAACCAGCGGGCCTGGTGGTCTTGTCCCCTCACCGTCACTGGACTTAAACGACAATGAAGACATCCCCACCGAGCTCAGCGACTCCTCCGAAACCCACGACGAGGGTAAACGCACCAAAAAGACTGAGCTCCCACCTTTCAGATCCCAAATATAatcaagtaccgtattttctggactataagccactacttttttcataggttttccaccatgcagcttatacaaaggtgcggctattctgtggatttttctgccaccgctcgggcgctctaaccggaattagaataaaaactaagacaaaataaatgcaaagaagaatacgctacttcttctttagcagatagaagtaggtagaagcagatttcaaacagataaatagataaataaataccggttattttctcttggttctgtccagttttaatcagcaaagttgctgccgtgttaaaagacactgttaggaaaggatctatttaggtacaaacatgtacatcatttacagttcaaaatggctctgtacatgtagtaaatgtctaatctaacaacataaatatttgcggcttgcatatctttttttttaattagagcggatgcggcttatatacaggtgcggcttatagtccagaaaatacggtaaataaataATCGTTACTGATTTCCCATGGTCATGTGCTTCTTTTATGATAATTCTTTACATGAAGGTGAGGTACAAGCCTTTCACGAGGATCTGAACGGCAGGCAGCATATCAATGAGGTGTACAAGTTCAGCGTGGACAAGCTCTATGACATCCTCTTCACTGAGTCTCAGTTCATGAGCGACTTCATGGAGCAGAGGCGATTTTCAGGTAATTAGTCGGCGCGTTTCTGCCTGTCATCGAGGTATTTTCTGTCTAACTACCCGGGACACGGTATACATTACCTAACATGTTCTGTTCAGATGTGGTGTACCATCCGTGGAAGAAAGAAGAGGCTGGGAACCAGACCAGAGAGATCATGTACACCATCTCCCTGTCCAACCCCCTGGCACCTAAAACAGCCACAGTCACTGAGACACAGGTGAAGTCGGCTCGGGTTTCTGACCGTTTCACACCTACAGGCTGTAGTCTGTGTAAAGCAACTGCTGTTTGTTTTCGTACTCGCTGCTTTTCGTATTGACCcgtgtgaacacagcaatcaaaCTTTGTTCTCGATCCAAATCGTCTGACAAAACTCTGGTGTGGTCCTGAATCACAGGATTTAGGGTACTGGGTTCAGCACAAAATGGGTTTACAGTTCTGTGGGGATGAATCTTGGACCAACGTAGAGACATGAGGTGGTACGGAGCCTGATAGAAACCTTGTTGGATGATTATGTATGCAGCAGCTCTCTCCACCAATAATCAGATAGTTCTGCCCTGCATGGCAAACACTTTGCCGCATAATCAGGGCTGCAGTCCCTTTAGGAAACATTTGACATCTAATATTACTGAATATTGAATATTGCAATACTTCAGCATGCCAGACAAGTAAATAATCCATACAGACACTGAACAAAAGTAAAGGTGCAGTATTTATATTCAAGCAACAAAATTAGGTTATTTGGGAAAAAATGACACCTGGCAACCACCGTAGCGATGAACCGGTTTGGTGGCATGACAGCAAAGTCTCTTTATCGTTTTAACAGAACAtcttaatactactactactactactactactactactaccactactactactactactactgtcattcagcagacgcttttatccaaagcgacttacatgtGAGAGAATGTAATCCCCGGTTTAAAACGTGTTCTACATCCCTTACTGCTTGTGTCCTTCCTTATGTCATTACTAACTTGCATCGTCGTGCGCCGCAGCATTTCAGGCACAGACGCCTAAATCAGAGCCAGTCATCAGTCATACACAGATATTTATacagtacactgcaaaaaagaacatttctaaaaaaaatggcTTTCTTCAAGAAAATAAGTGGATTATttgagattattttgtccgTTTTAAGaattatagtaaaaaaaaaatgtatatcccATTGGCTaagtggttgttttttttgtttttgttgggtATTTTTTTGCTTAAAACAAGATAATTGACCTAGATTTATTGAATATTAGCTTTATTTGTAGATGGGTTGTTTTGCAGTGTAGTGTTTACTCTGCGAGGAGGCTTCATCCATACAGCATTCTTTACTCTTGGAGTCTGCAGAAATCTGCACAGATTTATTTTCTATCAAATCTAAGCAGTGCTTTTTATATCatacacacaatcacacactgATGCCTGGACACCATAACAAACAGTATGGATCATGAAGCCAGGAATCAAACCACCAACTTTGGGGTTGGCAGACAGAAGCTCTCCCCACTGAGCCACACAATAGATGCCATTCATGGCGATCCAAGCAGTCTTTAGTAGTGTTGACATTACAAAATACTGGTCTGCTTGTCATTAAACACCGTTATATTTCACACCACAGCATCTTCTTCctctgtttatatttttttgttcctcTAGCGACACATTTAAGGAGGAAGTAGTGAGGACATGCTAGTGTTGACTGATGTGACACATTGGGGCACTTTGGATTTTTCTCTGTTTAAAACGGAAACCAAACTAAGAGAAAGACCAGCAAGAATGAACTAAAGATTGAAAACACCCTAAACGACATCGGACTGAACAACAAATGTCCTTGATCTCTTTCAGACTCTGTATAAAGCCAGTCAGGAGAGCGAGTGTTACATAATCGATGCTGAGGTCATCACACATGACGTGCCCTACCACGATTATTTCTACACTCTGAACCGTTACATGCTCACGCGGGTGGCCAAGAACAAGTGTCGGTTACGGTGAGTAAGACTTCTGTTTTATGATGACGGGTTTTAGTTCCATCCCCTtctatattctggattcatttggTATTTGCAAAGACTGCCTGGATGTATAAACACACTTCTGCCCTTCAGAGTGTCGAcagagctgcgctacaggaaacaGCCGTGGGGGCTGGTGAAAGGCTTCATTGAGAAAAACTTCTGGAGTGGACTGGAGGAGAACTTCCGCCATCTCGGTAACTCTTGTGATTTTGTTTGTCCGTTCGGGTCGGTCACATACTTTTCCATTCGTCCCACTTGATGCGGTACTTGATGGGGAAGAAGCATGTCAAATCTTTGGTGTTTGGAGAGCTACTGCAGCTGAGATGTGCAGTGCTGCGTCTCAGCCAGGCCAAGATCAGAACAGAAATCTGATATAGAAGTGGGTTTTACTTAATTCTCCATGATTTCATTGAAGAGAGGGGACCAGCCTGACAGAAAcatggaaaaaaacaataaaagaaaaccaaatgaataaagaaagaaaacagagcCCCAAAAGTTAACTTGACCTCAGTGTTTAACAGATGTAACAACAAACTGACATGGACAAGTGGCAGTTCCCCTGATTCAAGAGCGTGTAACGGGAAATAATGAACTGAATGTGTATGAACTCAATTCTGGCCGGGTCTCCTGACAATCACAAGCGCACTTCACACAAAAATCAACAAAGCTGATACATATTTGAGTTTAAATTCCTTCAAGTGCCTTCTTGCAAGTGATTACACAAGGCAACAAGCAACCACAAGAGCATGATTACAGAGAAGAACCACAACCAATATTCACTAATGTCTTTACAAAAAACACAGGCAACACGATCCACAGAGGCAATCTGCTGTAAGACTTTAAACGGCACATGGAGTGAATTGCTGAACTATTTGATCCGATGGAGTAGAACCGTCAGAGGTGACTTTCAGAGCAACCATCACCAACGCTTTCATACGTTGACaggcataaaaaaaagaaaagcaaataaaagacACAGTTATAAAATGTTATCCAAAGAAGAGATATATGAGCAGCATGTGTGGGCTGTAACATTTGTGCAGGTCCAAAGAAAAATCATTTGGATTTTCTCTCTTATATAAATCAGACAAACACATTGCTCACCACAGTTCACAGAGATGTAATAGATTTAGGCTGCATGAGGTAACAGACGGCGAGTTTTTGGGCCGCTATCCGAGTAAAACAACTTTACTGTGGTGCTTGTTCAATTTGATTATGGATCATGCTTGAATAAAGTGGGACTTTTATCAAAGAtgaagccagaaagaaaaataatgcgggcaatactaagtacccccttccTGCTTCCGCAGAAAATTGAACGTAGGAGCTGCCTATCATGAAGCCTCTCTCACAAGGCCAAGCGACAGCGACATAAGCAGTGGTCTTGTAAAAGGATTTgtcttattgttttttttccctcttggtTTGATTTTGAAAGATTAATGAAACTACTTCCCAACAATTTGGACCTCGACATACTCatcttttttattgttattatactgTGAACAAGTATTCACAGGTGGAAAGAATTCAAGGCAGTTGCCAATATTCTGAGGAACAGACGTCCCTGCAAATTTACACCAAAGATCTATGCAATtcacaagataaataaataataaataggtAAATGCAGGAGCTACATTTCAGACTTTTCGGAGCCTACTaggaataaaaaaatctaagtCCACGACGGAACAAttagaagaataaataaatacagaataGATCCATGACAATACAGTTACCAGAAAAAAGCCTCTTctatcaaaaaaacaaaaatgaagcacAACTGAGGTTTGCAAAACTACATCTGAACCCGTCACCAGACTTGTGGAATAATGTCCAGAGAAGTAGTTTAGCCTTGATGTCCAACACCATGTTTGCAGGAAGATAaaaacacagcatttcagtaGAACCACCTCTCCCACAGTCCCCACAGCAGTGGAGGGGTGATGTGTCTGAGTTTGTCTTGCAGCCACAGGACATGCAGCCTCCAATTCCTCAGCATGCTGCAGTTTCTAGAGGCAAATGTGAGGCCATGTGTTCAACAGCTGAGGTGTGATTGAAATCAAGTCAGGTTCTACCCCTCGGGTCAAAATGTACGAAGCATAATATTCATTTTCTTTGCTTCGTTGACGATGTGCAGGTTTATTTGCCATTAAAGGCCCCTTCTAAGGAATCTCTTCATGCTGTGTTTAATTGCATGAGGGATATCAAGACATGGATGGACTTAAATCTTTTAAGAttaactgaaaacaaaactggGATTGTCCTGTTTGGTTGCCCTGACATGGTCCAGGTTCTTACCAGCTCCATTGGCTCACTAGTACCGTATATGCGACCGCAGGCAAgtaatcttggtgttatttttgattGGGGTGTTTAAATTAGACAAGCAGATCAGCTGTGTGGTCGAGGCTAGCTTCTCTCAGCTTCAGCTTCGAGCCAAAGCCAAACCTTATCTGAGAAGGGCTGATCTGGAAAAAGTTATCCGTGCCTTTATTACATCGTGCTTGGATTACTGTAACTCCCTGTACGTCATCATTGGCCAGTCTGAACTCGGCCGTCCGCAGCTGcttcaggatgcagcagctcgTCTCCTGACTGGGACAAAGAAATACGAGCACATAACGCCGGTGCTTTCTTCACTCCACTGGCTTCCGGCCAGGTACAGAATTGATTTTACTGGCCCCAGGACTGGCCCCAGATTATTTATCCGACCTTGTTAAGGTGCAACAACCCTCCAGAGCACTTAGGTCAGCTGACCAGATGGTCCTGGACGTTCCTCGATCCCTCATGAAGACCAGAGGAGATTGAGCTTTTGCAGTTGTGGCTCCCACACTGTGCAACGCATCGCCCCTCTCTGTGCTGTCTGAAAATAGCCTCTCCATTTTTAAAACACGTCTCAGGACCCATTTGTTCACCTTGGCTTTTGATTTCTCATTGTGAAGCTCTTTGGTTGGCCGTAGGCTCTTATATGTGCTATATAAGTTGagctgacattgacattgacaggTCATGCAGCAGGACAACGATCCAAAGCACACCGACACGTCTACATCAGAATGGCTGCACAATAAAAGAGGTTTTGGACTGGCCTCATCAAAGTCCAGAGCCGTGTTCTTCAGTGCAGGTCCCCTGGGTCCACTACCCTGCATTTTAAATCTTTCTCAACTCCAAATCTGAGCTTGTATTTGACTATACAAATTTTAAAATGGGGTACTGTCACCCATGACTGCAGGTCTGAGATGAATTAAAACTTGACTAAATTTGATCTCCACAGTCAGTACATTAATACAATTGGTTTCATATGTAATCACGGTGAAGACTTCCAGTTCCTCTTGTTCAGTCATGGCTTTTAATGAATGTGCAGCGAGGCGTTGACACAAACATCTGACAGAGGTTCTGTTTCCTCTCAGAGATGGAGCTGTCCAAGCTGGAAGAGATGCTGACCGAGGCCCACCAGTTATCTCCAAAGGCCAAAGTGATAAAGAACTCCACGGTGAGGCGGA
Proteins encoded in this window:
- the gramd1bb gene encoding protein Aster-B isoform X11; this encodes MATSSTASNSNKSTPACSPVLRKRSRSPTPQSLECENMVEKGSDHSSDKSPSTPEQVPQRTYTVQSARSGGKNSKSHKRLSKYDRLNLIKKSQSWYNHERQHILRVLSPTYKQRNEDFRKLFKQLPDTERLIVDYSCALQRDILLQGRLYLSENWICFYSNIFRWETLLTVRLKDICSMTKEKTARLIPNAIQVCTDNEKHFFTSFGARDRTYMMMFRLWQNALLDKPLCPKELWHFVHQCYGNELGLTSDDEDYVPPDDDFNTMGFSEEIPNEENEINVDNLTKNSAEAKPEPSPPLHKKTIPNSTLPGPGHHDTPITFELPAEEFADCLPDGELLAVSLAVEDKNETSGPGGLVPSPSLDLNDNEDIPTELSDSSETHDEGEVQAFHEDLNGRQHINEVYKFSVDKLYDILFTESQFMSDFMEQRRFSDVVYHPWKKEEAGNQTREIMYTISLSNPLAPKTATVTETQTLYKASQESECYIIDAEVITHDVPYHDYFYTLNRYMLTRVAKNKCRLRVSTELRYRKQPWGLVKGFIEKNFWSGLEENFRHLEMELSKLEEMLTEAHQLSPKAKVIKNSTVRRKKRPLPHMRSQHLDEALSPVTTPTDEEVIQRIKQVAGSTQTRHQSPEHHHLPGGLALYSVSKLLLIISFVLVLLVFLNMMLFYKLWMLEYSAQSLTTWQGLRLQESKLPQTQMEWAQLLEAQQRYHDAELQKWREIIKSSVVLLDQMKDSLLNLQRGIGLRDYNSETEEKRSRYH
- the gramd1bb gene encoding protein Aster-B isoform X5, giving the protein MAGQHCGHTLWAQASHFSGCESCAVTRDSAKVLKQKGSRHRLESTASNSNKSTPACSPVLRKRSRSPTPQSLECENMVEKGSDHSSDKSPSTPEQVPQRTYTVQSARSGGKNSKSHKRLSKYDRLNLIKKSQSWYNHERQHILRVLSPTYKQRNEDFRKLFKQLPDTERLIVDYSCALQRDILLQGRLYLSENWICFYSNIFRWETLLTVRLKDICSMTKEKTARLIPNAIQVCTDNEKHFFTSFGARDRTYMMMFRLWQNALLDKPLCPKELWHFVHQCYGNELGLTSDDEDYVPPDDDFNTMGFSEEIPNEENEINVDNLTKNSAEAKPEPSPPLHKKTIPNSTLPGPGHHDTPITFELPAEEFADCLPDGELLAVSLAVEDKNETSGPGGLVPSPSLDLNDNEDIPTELSDSSETHDEGEVQAFHEDLNGRQHINEVYKFSVDKLYDILFTESQFMSDFMEQRRFSDVVYHPWKKEEAGNQTREIMYTISLSNPLAPKTATVTETQTLYKASQESECYIIDAEVITHDVPYHDYFYTLNRYMLTRVAKNKCRLRVSTELRYRKQPWGLVKGFIEKNFWSGLEENFRHLEMELSKLEEMLTEAHQLSPKAKVIKNSTVRRKKRPLPHMRSQHLDEALSPVTTPTDEEVIQRIKQVAGSTQTRHQSPEHHHLPGGLALYSVSKLLLIISFVLVLLVFLNMMLFYKLWMLEYSAQSLTTWQGLRLQESKLPQTQMEWAQLLEAQQRYHDAELQKWREIIKSSVVLLDQMKDSLLNLQRGIGLRDYNSETEEKRSRYH